One window of the Candidatus Zixiibacteriota bacterium genome contains the following:
- the groS gene encoding 10 kDa chaperonin translates to MVVKPLADRVLVKPIEMAEVKKGGIIIPDTAKEKPQEGEIVEVGPGKVTEDGKKIPMEVKKGDRILYGKYSGSEVSIDGNDFLIMREADILAIISK, encoded by the coding sequence ATGGTAGTGAAGCCGTTGGCCGACCGGGTCCTGGTCAAGCCGATCGAGATGGCCGAGGTGAAAAAAGGGGGTATCATTATTCCCGACACCGCCAAAGAGAAACCGCAGGAAGGTGAAATTGTGGAAGTTGGTCCCGGCAAAGTGACCGAGGATGGAAAGAAGATTCCGATGGAAGTCAAAAAGGGCGACCGGATTCTTTATGGCAAATATTCCGGCAGTGAGGTTTCCATTGACGGTAATGATTTTCTTATTATGCGGGAAGCGGATATTCTCGCAATTATCAGCAAGTAA
- a CDS encoding putative Type III pantothenate kinase (Evidence 3 : Putative function from multiple computational evidences), whose product MHNHNGLTSLYAGDYIKNMMVAIDIGNSNTCMGLFDGERLVQTRHVQSSGIRSSEDTIQNVINVIRDANIATADLNLMAIASVVPFMTPLYEAAADNLQIKRLTLSTEMKSPLTMGYHTPNTLGVDRLANAVAGYSKFGGPILIVDYGTAIKFDAVTDNGIYLGGAIAPGPVTAGASLSEKAAQLFEVDIIRPERAIGRSSIECLRSGLFYGIVGMVDHIISVIVEEWTVHPRIIATGGLAAKFAGESRFIEMTLPNLTLEGIRIVAQYQFLDM is encoded by the coding sequence TTGCACAACCATAATGGCTTGACTTCCCTCTATGCCGGGGACTATATTAAAAATATGATGGTGGCAATCGATATCGGGAATTCAAATACCTGTATGGGGCTTTTTGACGGAGAACGACTCGTGCAGACGAGGCATGTTCAATCCTCGGGAATTCGTTCCTCCGAGGACACCATTCAAAACGTTATAAATGTCATCCGCGATGCAAATATCGCGACGGCGGATTTGAACTTAATGGCCATTGCCTCGGTTGTGCCGTTCATGACACCATTGTATGAAGCCGCCGCAGATAATCTTCAGATCAAAAGGCTGACTCTCAGCACCGAAATGAAATCGCCGCTGACAATGGGGTACCATACTCCCAATACTCTGGGGGTGGATCGCCTGGCGAATGCCGTGGCCGGTTACAGCAAATTTGGCGGGCCGATTCTGATTGTCGACTACGGAACGGCGATAAAATTTGACGCCGTGACAGATAATGGTATTTATCTCGGAGGCGCTATTGCGCCGGGGCCGGTGACGGCTGGTGCTTCACTTAGTGAAAAGGCGGCGCAGCTTTTCGAGGTCGATATTATTCGGCCGGAGAGGGCGATCGGCCGCAGCAGCATCGAGTGTCTTCGATCCGGCCTTTTTTACGGTATCGTCGGGATGGTGGATCATATCATCTCAGTTATCGTAGAAGAATGGACTGTCCATCCCAGGATAATCGCCACGGGCGGACTGGCAGCCAAATTCGCGGGGGAATCGCGATTCATTGAAATGACCCTCCCCAATCTGACTCTGGAGGGGATCAGAATCGTCGCCCAATATCAATTTCTCGATATGTAA
- the groEL gene encoding chaperone Hsp60, peptide-dependent ATPase, heat shock protein (Evidence 2a : Function from experimental evidences in other organisms; Product type f : factor): protein MAKIIEYNAPAREKLKKGVDKLADAVKVTLGPKGRNVILDKKFGSPTVTKDGVSVAKEIDLEDHFENMGAQMVKEVASKTSDVAGDGTTTATVLAQAIYREGIKAVTAGVNPMAIKRGIDYAVESVVGEVRKLSQPVAGDLGKIRQVGTISANNDKSIGDKIAEAMDKVGKDGVITVEESKTIETTLEIVEGMQFDRGYVSPYFVTDADNMEAVLEETMILIHDKKISTMKDLLPILEKVAQMGRPLLIIAEDIDGEALATLVVNKLRGTLKVGAVKAPGFGDRRKAMLEDIAVLTGGKVISEELGFKLENTVVSDLGKAKKVVIDKDNTTIVEGAGSTNEIKARINQIRKQIEDTTSDYDREKLQERLAKLAGGVAVINVGAATETEMKEKKARVEDALHATRAAVEEGIVPGGGVVFLRALKALETLKMSEDEMVGVNIIRKALEEPIRQIANNAGVEGSIVVDKVMKESGAFGYNAESDTYEDMIKAGVIDPTKVARTALENAASISGLLLTTEALITEKPEEKKAAPAMPPGGGYGDMY from the coding sequence ATGGCAAAGATTATAGAATACAACGCACCGGCCCGTGAGAAACTAAAAAAGGGTGTCGACAAATTGGCCGATGCGGTCAAAGTAACGCTCGGTCCCAAGGGGCGCAATGTTATCCTCGATAAGAAATTCGGCTCTCCGACCGTGACCAAAGACGGCGTTTCGGTGGCCAAGGAGATCGATCTCGAAGATCATTTTGAAAATATGGGCGCTCAGATGGTGAAGGAAGTGGCTTCGAAAACTTCCGATGTGGCCGGTGACGGCACCACCACGGCGACGGTTCTGGCCCAGGCGATTTATCGCGAGGGTATCAAGGCCGTTACAGCCGGAGTCAATCCGATGGCCATCAAGCGCGGTATCGACTACGCAGTCGAAAGTGTGGTCGGTGAGGTCCGCAAACTCTCCCAGCCGGTTGCCGGGGACCTGGGTAAAATTCGTCAGGTCGGCACCATATCGGCCAACAATGACAAGTCGATCGGCGACAAAATTGCCGAAGCGATGGACAAGGTTGGAAAAGACGGCGTTATCACTGTCGAAGAGTCAAAGACCATTGAAACGACACTGGAAATTGTCGAGGGTATGCAATTCGACCGCGGCTATGTTTCCCCTTATTTTGTGACCGACGCCGATAATATGGAAGCGGTTCTCGAAGAAACCATGATACTCATTCATGACAAGAAGATCTCTACTATGAAGGATCTTCTTCCGATTCTGGAAAAAGTGGCTCAGATGGGTCGTCCGCTGCTGATAATTGCCGAGGATATCGATGGCGAAGCTCTGGCGACACTGGTCGTCAACAAACTGCGCGGCACTTTGAAAGTCGGCGCGGTAAAAGCTCCCGGCTTCGGCGATCGCCGCAAAGCGATGCTGGAGGATATTGCAGTTTTGACCGGCGGCAAGGTTATATCCGAGGAACTCGGTTTCAAATTAGAAAATACGGTCGTCTCGGATCTCGGCAAGGCCAAGAAAGTGGTCATCGATAAAGACAATACCACAATCGTCGAAGGTGCCGGAAGCACCAACGAAATCAAGGCTCGCATTAATCAGATTCGCAAGCAGATTGAAGATACCACCTCCGATTATGATCGCGAGAAATTACAGGAACGACTGGCGAAACTGGCCGGCGGTGTGGCCGTGATCAATGTCGGAGCGGCGACCGAGACGGAGATGAAAGAGAAGAAAGCGCGGGTTGAGGATGCCCTTCATGCCACCAGAGCGGCGGTGGAAGAAGGAATTGTCCCCGGCGGCGGGGTGGTTTTCCTTCGCGCTTTGAAGGCTCTTGAGACTCTGAAGATGAGTGAAGATGAGATGGTGGGGGTCAACATCATTCGGAAGGCGCTCGAAGAGCCGATTCGTCAAATCGCCAACAACGCCGGTGTCGAAGGCTCAATCGTAGTGGATAAAGTGATGAAAGAGAGCGGCGCCTTCGGCTATAACGCCGAATCGGATACTTATGAAGATATGATTAAGGCCGGTGTTATCGATCCGACCAAAGTGGCCCGGACGGCTCTGGAGAATGCCGCATCGATAAGCGGTTTGCTTCTCACCACCGAGGCTCTGATTACCGAAAAGCCGGAAGAGAAAAAGGCGGCTCCCGCCATGCCTCCGGGCGGCGGTTACGGTGATATGTATTAA